One genomic region from Rosa rugosa chromosome 1, drRosRugo1.1, whole genome shotgun sequence encodes:
- the LOC133724405 gene encoding F-box/kelch-repeat protein SKIP6 yields the protein MFWSQVGNKQTMSYSSPVPTPTAMSTTTTTTATSSEFTAELIPSLPYDVASNCLARIPRHYHPILSILSKPIRSLLSSPFFFTTRSLLNSAQHLLYLTLRSPDHRATWFALYQNPNPRNDAVRLLVPIPPVPVLAVGAAYAVVGPEIYVLGGSVNDAPSNNVWVLDCRFHTWRAGPPMRVAREFAAAGVVDGRIYVIGGCVTDSWTRSEYWAEALDPGSGVWEAVPSPVEVRGKWMHASAVIGGRVYALADRGGVVYDPRTRVWEGVEKRMDMGWRGRACVVHGMLYCYDYLGKIRGFDAKNRMWKELKGVEKKLPKFLCGATMANVGENLVVLWETKGNGKDMEIWCAEIEVKENGDGELWGRIDWSQKLLSVPKHSNIVQCSAVDV from the coding sequence ATGTTTTGGTCCCAAGTGGGAAATAAACAAACGATGAGCTACAGCTCTCCAGTCCCAACTCCCACAGCCATGtccaccaccacaaccaccaccgCAACGAGCTCAGAATTCACGGCGGAGCTAATCCCATCCCTCCCATACGACGTCGCTTCGAACTGCCTAGCTCGGATCCCACGTCACTACCACCCTATCCTCTCAATCCTATCCAAGCCCATCCGCTCTCTCCTCTcctcccctttcttcttcaccaCCCGCTCCCTCCTCAACTCCGCCCAACACCTCCTCTACCTCACCCTCCGCTCCCCCGACCACCGCGCCACCTGGTTCGCCCTCTACCAAAACCCCAACCCCCGAAACGACGCCGTCCGCCTCCTCGTCCCCATCCCGCCCGTCCCCGTCCTCGCAGTCGGCGCCGCCTACGCCGTCGTCGGCCCGGAGATCTACGTCCTCGGCGGGTCCGTCAACGACGCGCCGTCCAATAACGTCTGGGTCCTCGACTGCCGCTTCCACACCTGGCGCGCCGGGCCGCCGATGCGCGTGGCGCGTGAGTTTGCAGCGGCTGGGGTTGTGGACGGCAGAATTTACGTGATCGGTGGATGCGTGACGGACTCGTGGACCAGGTCGGAATACTGGGCCGAGGCTCTCGACCCGGGTTCGGGTGTTTGGGAGGCCGTGCCGAGCCCGGTTGAGGTTCGGGGCAAGTGGATGCACGCGAGTGCGGTGATCGGCGGGCGGGTTTATGCGCTGGCGGACCGGGGCGGGGTGGTTTATGACCCGAGAACCCGGGTTTGGGAGGGGGTGGAGAAGAGGATGGACATGGGGTGGAGAGGGAGGGCTTGCGTGGTGCATGGGATGTTGTATTGTTATGATTATTTGGGGAAGATCAGAGGGTTTGATGCGAAGAATCGAATGTGGAAGGAGCTCAAGGGAGTGGAGAAGAAGCTGCCGAAGTTCTTGTGCGGCGCGACAATGGCGAATGTGGGGGAGAATTTGGTTGTTCTGTGGGAAACCAAGGGAAATGGGAAAGATATGGAGATTTGGTGTGCGGAGATTGAGGTGAAGGAAAATGGAGATGGGGAGTTGTGGGGGAGAATCGATTGGTCCCAGAAGCTTCTTTCGGTTCCAAAGCACTCCAACATTGTACAATGCTCGGCGGTTGATGTTTGA
- the LOC133724411 gene encoding shikimate kinase 1, chloroplastic-like isoform X1 — protein MHHTSPPSPPHVHPLLHPLPNPASNITFVGSSVESGNFYAHFDESLVLKSKSQEIEPYLNGRCIYLVGMMGSGKTTVGNILSEALNYSFIDSDTFVEHEAGGQSVAEIFKLYGEGFFRDKETEALRKLSMMQRHVVSTGGGAVVRPVNWKCMQKGISVWLDVPLEALAQRIADVGTGSRPLLHQGPGDAYSKTFMRLSSLFKERGDAYANANARVSLENIAAKMGYRDVSNLSPTSIALEALQQIECFLEEERGCACVF, from the exons ATGCACCACACAAGCCCTCCCTCTCCACCCCATGTCCATCCTCTTCTCCACCCCCTCCCAAACCCGGCTTCAAATATTACTTTTGTAGGTTCATCAGTGGAATCTGGAAACTTTTATGCTCATTTTGATGAATCTCTTGTTCTGAAG AGTAAGTCCCAAGAGATTGAGCCATATTTAAACGGGCGCTGTATATATCTTGTTG GTATGATGGGCTCTGGGAAAACAACTGTTGGCAACATTTTGTCAGAGGCActtaattattcatttattgATAG TGATACATTCGTGGAGCATGAGGCAGGTGGACAATCTGTAGCTGAAATTTTCAAACTCTATGGAGAGGGTTTCTTTAGAGACAAGGAG ACCGAGGCCCTACGAAAACTGTCTATGATGCAACGTCATGTTGTCTCTACTGGCGGAGGAGCAGTAGTTCGGCCGGTCAACTG GAAATGTATGCAGAAGGGGATTAGTGTATGGTTAGATGTACCCTTGGAAGCCTTGGCCCAGAGAATTGCAGACGTGGGAACTGGTTCTCGTCCCCTTTTGCATCAAGGGCCCGGGGATGCGTACAGTAAA ACATTTATGCGTCTATCTAGTCTTTTCAAAGAGAGAGGTGATGCATATGCCAATGCCAATGCTCGGGTTTCTTTGGAAA ATATTGCAGCCAAAATGGGTTATAGGGATGTATCCAATCTCTCGCCTACATCTATTGCTCTTGAG GCACTTCAACAAATTGAATGCTTTCTGGAGGAAGAGAGAGGCTGTGCCTGTGTATTCTAA
- the LOC133724411 gene encoding shikimate kinase 1, chloroplastic-like isoform X2, with amino-acid sequence MHHTSPPSPPHVHPLLHPLPNPASNITFVGSSVESGNFYAHFDESLVLKSKSQEIEPYLNGRCIYLVGMMGSGKTTVGNILSEALNYSFIDSDTFVEHEAGGQSVAEIFKLYGEGFFRDKETEALRKLSMMQRHVVSTGGGAVVRPVNWKCMQKGISVWLDVPLEALAQRIADVGTGSRPLLHQGPGDAYSKTFMRLSSLFKERGDAYANANARVSLENIAAKMGYRDVSNLSPTSIALEV; translated from the exons ATGCACCACACAAGCCCTCCCTCTCCACCCCATGTCCATCCTCTTCTCCACCCCCTCCCAAACCCGGCTTCAAATATTACTTTTGTAGGTTCATCAGTGGAATCTGGAAACTTTTATGCTCATTTTGATGAATCTCTTGTTCTGAAG AGTAAGTCCCAAGAGATTGAGCCATATTTAAACGGGCGCTGTATATATCTTGTTG GTATGATGGGCTCTGGGAAAACAACTGTTGGCAACATTTTGTCAGAGGCActtaattattcatttattgATAG TGATACATTCGTGGAGCATGAGGCAGGTGGACAATCTGTAGCTGAAATTTTCAAACTCTATGGAGAGGGTTTCTTTAGAGACAAGGAG ACCGAGGCCCTACGAAAACTGTCTATGATGCAACGTCATGTTGTCTCTACTGGCGGAGGAGCAGTAGTTCGGCCGGTCAACTG GAAATGTATGCAGAAGGGGATTAGTGTATGGTTAGATGTACCCTTGGAAGCCTTGGCCCAGAGAATTGCAGACGTGGGAACTGGTTCTCGTCCCCTTTTGCATCAAGGGCCCGGGGATGCGTACAGTAAA ACATTTATGCGTCTATCTAGTCTTTTCAAAGAGAGAGGTGATGCATATGCCAATGCCAATGCTCGGGTTTCTTTGGAAA ATATTGCAGCCAAAATGGGTTATAGGGATGTATCCAATCTCTCGCCTACATCTATTGCTCTTGAG GTTTAA
- the LOC133724407 gene encoding protein WUSCHEL-like, with amino-acid sequence MYSSIFTSSHLMTQEPRTLQLMELQTPQQMEPQQQQPTEEGGNTQAAGSSANMDFWRSRTRWIPTPEQIRILKDLYYVKGFKCPSTEHIHEICLQLNQYGHVEGKNIYFWFQNVRAREKQMNRCNQAAPVPMGTSSLGTGGSIDLNFGSTGSTGAGGSIDINFGPAGGSIDINFGSTSSTDDGRSIDLNFGSTYSTGGQTSLQQRGGDHQEVQTLPLFPVHGEDVFGNLKTTSEEGSAFGYYSGGSGGYHSGSNVSLELSLNPSGAAD; translated from the exons atgtattcctcgatattcacatcctctcacctcatgacccaagagccacgaactctgcaactaatggagctccaaaccccgcaacaaatggaaccacaacaacagcaaccaacagaggagggaggaaacacccaagcagctggaagtagtgccaacatggatttctggcgaagccgtaccagatggattcctactccagaacaaataagaatcctcaaggatctttactacgtcaagggatttaagtgcccatctacagagcacattcacgagatctgcctccagctgaaccagtatggacatgttgagggtaagaacatttacttttggttccagaacgtcagggctcgagagaagcagatgaataggtgtaatcaggctgctccagtgcccatgggaactagttctcttggtactggtggatccatcgatctcaattttgggtccactggttctactggtgctggtggatccatcgacatcaattttgggccagctggtggatccatcgacatcaattttgggtccactagttctactgatgatggtagatccattgatctcaactttggttccacctattctactg gaggacaaacatccctacaacaacgaggaggagatcaccaggaggttcaaactcttcctctgttccccgtgcacggcgaggacgtctttggtaacctgaagactacttccgaggaaggtagcgcatttggttactattctggtggctcaggcggttaccacagtggctcaaacgtttctcttgagctcagcctcaacccatccggagctgctgactag